CTGGATTAAATGACCTTTTGTAAGTACCAATAAACCCGTTGTTATACGGAAATGATAGAGAGTCCAAGGCTTGTTCATTATATAAATCATAATTAGTTGTAAAAATATTTATCGGATGCTTTCTTCCATGTGTGACAGTTTTTATATAAAAATTACGATAAAAGCTTAATACTTCCTTTCCATGCAGTCCTTCAATAATCTTATTCCTAATATATTTCTGTAC
This DNA window, taken from Pseudostreptobacillus hongkongensis, encodes the following:
- a CDS encoding SIR2 family protein yields the protein MRNKIIEGLHGKEVLSFYRNFYIKTVTHGRKHPINIFTTNYDLYNEQALDSLSFPYNNGFIGTYKRSFNPASYKYAYVEDMNLSNNIWERVPNFYNLYKIHGSISWVKNENNINEIDYKHIS